In a single window of the Salmo trutta chromosome 23, fSalTru1.1, whole genome shotgun sequence genome:
- the LOC115160063 gene encoding serine/threonine-protein kinase PLK2 — MDILRSIAHQPTMCEHSVNKPSEIKRKKSEEQIQATQELSRIITDPTKGKCYCRGKVLGKGGFAKCYEFTDLASGKVYAAKIIPHTRVSKPHQREKIDREIELHRILHHKHIVHFYHHFEDKDNIYILLEYCSRRSLAHILKARKVLTEPEVRYYLRQIVSGLRYLHEQEILHRDLKLGNFFINESMDLKVGDFGLAAKLEPVENRRRTICGTPNYLSPEVLNKQGHGCESDIWALGCVMYTMLLGRPPFETTNLKETYRCIREARYTLPSSLTAQAKQLISRMLAKSPADRPHLEDILRHDFFTQGFTPDKLSASCCHTAPDLHHTSPAKSFFKKAAAALFGGGKKDKAKYLGTLNRMAKEEEELTRLRNDLRKTSISQPLSRQASEDSSKPPVAPTVARPAAPVKEGVNGTNKQQLRDTIRLIVRGTLGSCSSECLEDSTMGSVADTVARVLKGCLENMPEADALPKENLGSSFQWVTKWVDYSNKYGFGYQLSDHTVGVLFNNGTHMSLLADKRTVHYYAELGHCSVFSTCEAPEPFIGQVTILKYFAHYMEENLMDGGDLPNVTDPRAPRLYLLQWLKSDRALMMLFNDGTFQVNFYHDHTKILLCRQSDEYLLTYINEERISTTLRLSTLLMAGCSADLCSRMEYALNMLLQRCN, encoded by the exons ATGGATATACTCAGGAGTATCGCTCACCAACCCACCATGTGTGAACACTCCGTGAACAAGCCCTCGGAGATCAAGAGGAAGAAATCAGAGGAGCAAATTCAAGCCACACAAGAGTTGTCACGGATTATTACGGATCCAACGAAGGGGAAATGCTATTGCCGAGGAAAAGTTCTGGGCAAG GGAGGATTTGCCAAATGTTATGAATTCACAGATTTGGCATCAGGCAAAGTGTATGCTGCAAAGATCATTCCACACACGCGGGTCTCCAAACCGCACCAAAGGGAAAAG ATTGACAGAGAGATTGAGCTGCACAGAATTCTCCACCATAAGCACATTGTGCACTTCTACCACCACTTTGAGGACAAAGACAACATCTACATTCTCTTGGAATACTGCAGTCGACGA TCGCTGGCCCACATCCTGAAGGCTCGGAAGGTACTGACAGAGCCTGAGGTGAGGTACTACCTCCGACAGATCGTCTCCGGGTTGAGGTACCTCCACGAACAGGAGATCCTGCACAGGGACCTGAAACTGG gcAACTTCTTCATCAACGAGTCTATGGACCTGAAGGTAGGGGATTTTGGCCTGGCTGCCAAGCTGGAGCCCGTGGAGAACCGAAGGAGAACGATATGTGGCACGCCCAACTACCTGTCCCCTGAGGTGCTCAACAAGCAGGGCCACGGCTGCGAGTCGGACATCTGGGCCCTGGGATGCGTCAT GTACACCATGCTCCTTGGCAGACCCCCGTTTGAGACCACCAACCTGAAGGAGACGTACCGATGTATCCGTGAGGCACGCTACACGCTGCCCTCCTCCCTGACGGCCCAGGCCAAACAGCTGATCAGCAGGATGCTGGCCAAGAGCCCTGCAGACAGACCACACCTGGAGGACATCCTCAGACATGACTTCTTCACCCAG GGGTTCACTCCAGACAAGCTGTCGGCCAGCTGCTGCCACACGGCCCCAGACCTCCACCACACCAGCCCTGCCAAGAGTTTCTTCAAGAAGGCTGCGGCCGCCCTGTTCGGAGGGGGCAAGAAGGACAAAGCCAAGTACTTGGGGACTTTGA ATAGAATGGCCAAAGAGGAAGAGGAGCTCACCAGGCTGCGGAATGACCTGAGGAAGACGTCCATCAGCCAGCCTCTCTCCAGACAGGCATCTGAGGACAGCAGCAAGCCCCCGGTGGCCCCCACTGTGGCCAGGCCAGCGGCCCCCGTCAAGGAAGGGGTCAACGGCACCAACAAGCAGCAGCTGAGGGACACAATCCGTTTGATTGTCAGAGGCACCCTGGGCAGCTGCAGTAGTGAAT GTCTTGAGGACAGTACCATGGGCAGTGTAGCAGACACCGTGGCCCGGGTGCTGAAAGGGTGTCTGGAGAATATGCCGGAAG CTGATGCCCTTCCCAAAGAGAATCTGGGCAGCAGCTTCCAGTGGGTGACCAAATGGGTGGACTACTCCAACAAGTACGGCTTTGGCTACCAGCTGTCGGACCACACCGTGGGAGTCCTCTTCAACAATGGCACGCACATGAGTCTACTGGCAGATAAGAG GACCGTTCACTACTATGCCGAGCTGGGCCATTGTTCTGTCTTCTCCACCTGTGAGGCTCCAGAGCCATTCATAGGCCAGGTCACCATTCTGAAATACTTTGCCCATTACATGGAGGAGAACCTTATGGATGGTGGAGACTTGCCCAATGTGACGGACCCCAGAGCCCCCAGGCTCTACCTGCTGCAGTGGCTGAAGTCAGACCGGGCCCTCATGATGCTCTTCAACGACGGCACCTTCCAG GT